TTGGGGTGGCACAGATCATTCGCTACCTTGAGCCACGTCCGCCAGAGGACCTCGTAGCGGTGTATCAGGCGGCGGATATTGTGGCAGTGCCAAGCTACAACGAGTCGTTCGGACTGGTCGCGATCGAGGCTCAGGCAACCGGTACTCCGGTGGTGGCAGCCAAGGTCGGTGGCCTCCCGGTCGCGGTCGCAGATGGTGAGACGGGCCTGCTGGTCAACGGACACGGTGCCGAAGCGTGGGCTAATGCGCTTGAAACGCTGCTTGACGACGACTCCCTGCGCATCCACATGGGCCAGCGCGGCGTTACGCGGGCTGCTCGGTTCTCCTGGGAAGTGTCAGCGGAGGAAATGGCCAAGGTGTATGCGAAGGCGTTGACGGAAATCGATACGTCGGAGGCACAGCGTCGTCCGCAGGGTAGCTAGCCGGGGTTGAAGGTAGGCGGTCAAACCTCAATTTGCCAAGCAAACTACTCGGAATAGTGGCATGCTTGGAACTATGAGTAACGGAAATCTGATCCTAGTCCGCCACGGCCAGTCCAAGTGGAACGAATCGAACCAGTTTACCGGTTGGGTCGACGTTGACCTCACCGAAAAGGGCGAAGCTGAAGCAGTCAACGCAGGCAAGCTTCTGAAGGAAAAGGACATGTTGCCAGACATCGTCTTCACCTCCTTGCTGCGTCGCGCAATCCGCACCGCGAACATCACCCTCAATGAGGCAGACCGCCACTGGATCCCAGTGATCCGCAACTGGCGCCTGAACGAGCGCCACTACGGCAAGCTCCAGGGCCTGAACAAGGCTGAAATCCGCGAGCAGTTCGGTGAAGAGCAGTTCATGGAATGGCGCCGCTCCTACGGCACCCCTCCTCCAGAGATCGATCCAGACAACGAGTACGCACAGACCAACGATGCGCGATACGAGTTCCTTCCTGAGGTTCCGCGCACCGAGTGCCTGAAGGACGTTGTTGAGCGTTTCGTGCCTTACCTTGTCGACGAAATCCTGCCACGCGCTCGTCGCGGTGAGAACGTCATGATCGCAGCGCACGGTAACTCCCTGCGCGCACTGGTGAAGTACCTGGACAACGTCTCTGAAGAAGAAATCGCAGGCCTGAACATCCCTACCGGTATGCCGCTGGTCTACGAAATCGATCCTGCTGGCAAGGTTGTGAACCCAGGGGGTACCTACCTTGACCCAGAGACCGCCGCTGCCGGTGCCGCTGCTGTGGCGAACCAGGGCAACAAGTAGTCGCAAACTGCTGAGATAACAGACGCTTCAACTGCCGGTGACTGAGTTTTTCGCATTTCTTCTAGGCATCGTGGCAGCGTTGCTCGCCGTACCTGTGGTGCGGTGGGTGAAGCAACGCCGCGAGCGAGCCAAGAACTCGGCGACCCTTCAAGACAACAGGGTCACCACCGTCAGTCAAGTGTTGCACCTCGCCGTGCAAGGATCTCCCACTGGCGTTACCGTGGTGGACCGCTCGGGCGAGGTGATTTTGTCTAACGCCAAGGCGCACGAGATGGCAATCGTCCACGATAGGACGCTGAACCCCGAGGTGTGGTCCGTTGGCCAAGAGGTGTTTGAGGATCTAGAGACCCGCACCTTGGACCTCACGATGCCACGCCGCTCAACCGGCAACCGTGTGTCCGATGTTAAAGCGCTGGTCAAGCCACTCACACTGGTGGATACCTACTTCATCATTGTGTACGGCACCGATGAATCAGAAAACGTCCGCATGGAAGCGGCGCGTCGAGACTTCGTTGCCAATGTGTCCCACGAACTAAAAACTCCGGTGGGTGGAATATCCCTGCTTGCGGAGGCCTTGCTGCAGGATCCAGAAGATCCCGACATGGTCAACTACTTCGGCGAGAAGCTGCTCAAAGAGTCACACCGCATGGCGGACATGATCTCCGAGCTGATCAGCCTTTCCAAGCTGCAAGGCGCCGAGGCTTTGCCAGAAATGGAGCCGGTCCGCGTTGACGATGTGGTCAAAGAAGCGATGGCGCGCAACCAGGTCGCAGCCGACCAACAGGAGATTATCCTTACTCGTGGCCAGGACACCGGGGTGGAGGTGCTGGGGGACCGGTCCATGCTTGTCATGGCTTTGTCCAACCTGCTTTCTAATGCGATCAACTATTCGCCTAAGTCTCAGCCGGTGAGTATCTCGCAGAAAATCGTGCACAATTCCATCGTCTTGATCCGTGTCACGGACCGCGGCATTGGAATTGCGCCTGAGCATCAAAAGCGCGTTTTTGAACGATTCTTCCGAATCGATAAGGCCCGGTCGCGCTCAACCGGCGGCACTGGACTGGGGTTGGCTATCGTAAAGCATGTGGTTGCTAACCATGGCGGTAATATCAAGTTGTGGTCTCGTCCTGGAACGGGATCCACATTCACAATTGAGCTCCCTATTTACAATCCTGAGCCCGAGCCCGAACAACTGGAGATCGTCGATGCCGATGATGCTTCATCAGGCCCGAAGCTGAGGAAGGCGGTCACTCGCGTGACGGCGCGTCGGAAAGAAATGGAGAAGCAATGACGACGACCATCCTTATTGTCGAAGACGAGGAATCCCTCGCGGATCCACTTGCGTACCTGCTGCGCAAAGAAGGCTTTGAGGCAATTGTTGCTCCCGACGGTCCCACAGCGCTCGACGAGTTTGCCAGCAATGAGGTTGACCTTGTTCTCCTAGACCTGATGCTGCCCGGAATGTCCGGCACTGACGTGTGTAAGCAGCTGCGGACTACCTCGATGGTGCCGATCATCATGGTCACCGCACGTGATTCGGAAATCGACAAGGTTGTCGGCCTTGAACTCGGTGCTGATGACTACGTGACCAAACCGTATTCCTCCCGCGAGCTCATCGCTCGCATCCGCGCCGTTTTGCGCCGGGGCCCAGAAGCGGAAATCACCGAGGAAATCGAAGCGCAGATCCTTGAAGGTGGACGCGTAAAGATGGACGTCGAGCGCCACACAGTGCTTGTCGACGACCAGCCCGTCCCCATGCCTCTCAAAGAGTTCGACCTGCTTGAGTACCTACTGCGCAACGCCGGGCGAGTGCTCACGCGGGGGCAGCTCATCGACCGCATTTGGGGTGCCGACTACGTCGGCGACACCAAGACTCTCGATGTTCACGTCAAGCGCCTGCGTTCCAAGATTGAGATTGAGCCTTCTCGCCCGAAGCAGCTGGTGACAGTGCGCGGGCTGGGCTATAAGTTCGAGGCCTAGCGGGCGCGCTGTGTCGCCGGATGCACCGCTTTGAATTTCTCGGGGAGTTCTGCGCGATTGCGACAGTGTTCGGCGACGATGTTATAAGGCTTTTCGCCGATCAGCGCGATCAGTTCTTGCTTCATTGACTGCCACACTGGCACCCCGCCGGCGTGGCAACCCGTGTCGCCCGAGCACCACCAATCGAAATCTTCGCCACCGTCGCCCCATTGACGGCGGTCGTATTCGCCAATCGTTGTGCGCAGGATTTCTTGGCTGTCGGAGCGTTCTTCCCATGCGTCCTCGCGCGAAAATGGCACCTGCCAACACACCTCAGGCTTCGAGGTGATGATATTGCGCCCCTCAGCCATCGCCCATTGATGCAGCGAGCAACCCGGTCCGGTTTCCGCACCCTCGCGGTTGGCAAAGATGCAGGCGCCATCGACCCGTGCAGTCTTCAGACTGGGTTCTTCTTCGTCGTCATCCCACTCCAGCCAGGGCTCCAGCACAATCGGGTCGGCGTTGGCAAGATAGGAATCTGTGTCCGCGGGGCGTAGCTGCCAGTACTTCGCGGGCATTTCCGCGACCGCGTTGTAGAGGTCGTCGCGGTCGGATTCGTCGGCAAGGTAGGCGCCGTGGATGCAACAGCCGACCACTGGAAGGTCGTCGGAAATGCCATGGCACGCGTCGGTGCCAAAGCGGCACTGCCAGGTCGATTCCACCCACGTCAGGTCGATGGAGAAATAGTGGTGTGGGTCATCCGGGTGGGTAAATTCGAACCACTCGCGGGGAAAATCCGGGGGAACTTCGCGTCCGGCGCGGATGGACTTTCCTGCGGGAGAGTTTGCGGGAAAGCCAAGAAAGACAGGTTGATTCACACTTCACCACCGTAGACCGTCTAACCTAGGATATGTGCGATTAGGTGTATTGGACGTGGGCAGCAATACTGTCCACCTTGTGGCAGTGGATGCCCGCTACGGCGGACGCCCGACGCCCATGAGTGATTGGAAGCAGTCTCTGCGGCTCGTCGAGATGCTTGACGACGATGATGCCATCGACAACAAGGGTCTGACCAAGCTGACTGATGCGGTGAGCGAGGCGAAAGACCTCGCAGATCGACTCAAGTGCACGGAGATGATTCCGTTCGCCACGTCCGCGGTGCGTTCAGCAACGAACTCTGTCGAGGTGCTCGATCACGTTGAGAAGCAGACCGGTGTCCGCTTGGATGTGCTCTCCGGCGAGGAAGAGGCACGCCTGACGTTCCTTTCGGCGCGTCGTTGGTACGGCTGGTCGGCTGGGCGTATCACCAACTTGGATATCGGTGGCGGTTCGCTGGAGATGTCCACCGGTTCAGATGAAACCCCGGATTTGGCGGTCTCCCTTGATCTTGGTGCGGGACGCCTGACCCACGAGTGGTTCGACACCGATCCTCCCGAGCGTAAGAAGATCAACGCCCTGCGCGACTTTATCGATGCCGAGTTGGTTATGCCTGCGCAGCAGTTCGAAGCGCTGGGTCCAGCTGGGCTTGCGGTGGGGACATCGAAGACATTCCGAACACTAGCGCGTCTGACGGGTGCCGCACCTTCGTCGGCTGGTCCATACGTGAAGCGAACCCTGACAGCCCCTGGCTTGCGCCAGCTCATCGCGTTTATTTCACGTATGACCGCCGCTGACCGTGCCGAGCTTGAAGGCATCAGCGCGGACCGATCCCACCAAATTGTTGCCGGCGCTCTGGTTGCGGAAGCCAGCATGCGCGCACTAAAGCTTGATAAGTTGGAAATCTGCCCGTGGGCATTGCGCGAAGGTGTTATCCTGCGTCGGATTGACAAAGGCCTTGATCAAGGAGATGACGAGTAGATGTCGGACAATGACAAGCAGCTGACTGTTGCAGAGTTGCTCGCACGTGCGAACAAGGACAAGCCGGAGGGCGAAGCGGACCGGCCTCGTCGTCGCCGTCGACGCAGCCTCGATGAGGGTGGCGTGTCGGTGGCTGAGCTCACTGGTTCCTTCCGCAAGGTAGAGGAGCGCCCTGCAGAGTCACGCCACTCGTCAGTCCCCATTGATGCTCCCGCTGAGCCAGAAACGGTAGCTGAGCCTGAAAAGGTTGAGGAGCCAGTACAGCAGGTCGAAGAGCAGCTTTACGACGAAACCCCGGCCGAAGAGGTTGCTCCGGAGGTTGCGGAGGACGTTACTCCAGAAGAGCCAGTAGAGGCAGTGGAAGAGGACCTTGAAGAGGACCTTGAAAAGGACCTTGAAGAGGACGCAGTAGACGCTTCCGATGAGGTCGACGAGGCAGATGAGACAAATATCATCCCGGTCGTTCCTGAAGCCGAGCCAGTCGAAGAGAGCGCTGACAGTGAGGAAACTCCGGTCGTCGCTGAAGCGTTGTCCGATGAGACCGCAGAAGTTTCAGTTGTTGATGTGCCGGAAGACCAGGAAGATGGCCAGGATACAGACCTAGACACCGAGGATGAGGAATCGAGCACGATTAACATCCTCGCACTCATCGGCATGATTCTCGGGGGCCTAGTCTTGGCCGTTGCTGTGTTCTTCGGCTTCAAGTGGATGTGGGCAAACCTGAACGGGGTTGTCGTTGCGGTTCTCGGCGTCGTCGTCACGCTGGGCATGATGGGAGTGATCCGTAAGATGCTTTCGGAACGTGACGGACTTTCCATGACGCTGTCTGCCATCGTTGGCCTGCTGATGACCTTCGGTCCGGCCTTGATCGTTCTGTTGTAGGGCAACTTTTGTGGCACGCTTAGTGCCATGAGCAAGATTTCAGTTATTGGCGGCGGTCAGATCGGCGAGGCACTTATCGCTGGCTTGATCGCTGCGGATTATGACCCAAAGACCATCACCGTTACCAATCGCTCCGCTGAGCACTCTGAACAGTTGGCGCAGCGCTATGGCGTGCACACCACATCGGACAATGAAGAAGCTGCTTCCGACGCCGATGTGGTTTTTCTGTGCGTAAAACCGGCGGGGATAGTGCCCGTGATTGAAGAGATCGCCGACACCATCGCAAACAACGACGTCTCCACGACCTTGGTATCGATGGCTGCAGGAATCACCTTGGCGAAGATGGAGGAGGCTATCTCATCGGCGGGCACGTCGGTTGTCCGTGTGATGCCGAATACGCCGATGCTGATTGGCAAGGGGGTCTGTGCGATCTCGACGGGCAAGTTTGTTACTGAGGAACAAGCAGAGCTAGTGAAGACTCTCCTGGCGTCTACAGGGACAGTTGTCTTTGTGCCGGAAGGGTCCATGGACGCGGTGACCGCGCTTTCGGGGTCTGGGCCTGCATATGTTTTCCTGGTCACTGAGGCGCTTATCGACGCCGCCGTGTCCCTCGGCTTGTCGCGCAGTGTTGCACAAGAACTCGCGATCGCTACCGTCGCCGGTTCTGGTGCGATGCTCGAGCAATCTGGGGCGGATCCTGTCGTGCTACGCGCCGGCGTGTCCTCGCCGGCGGGTACAACGGTTGCAGCAGTGCGTGAATTGGAGGAATCTGGCCTGCGGGGGGCCTTTTACCGCGCGTTGGAGAAGAATGCATTTCGTGCCCGTGAACTGGGAAAACAGTAGTTCGCGTGCGATGAATGTAAAAAAGTGTGGCACTTGAGTCGCAAGAGTCACACGTTTCACGCTAAGCTAGTTCAGGCACGTGCGTGTTCGTCCTGTGGGAGGGGAAGCCTACAGCGCGCCAGGTGCTGAAGGGTTAATTTATAAATGGCTAATGAAGATAAAGGTAAGTTTCTCACCGTTGCTGAGGTTGCGGAGATCATGCGCGTCTCCAAGATGACGGTTTACCGTCTGGTTCACTCCGGTGAGCTTCCAGCGGTGCGTGTGGGTCGCTCATTCCGCGTCCACGAGTCGGCTGTAAGTGAGTACCTCGATTCGTCTGTCTACGACGTCGGATAATTACCGGGTACCTTTCAGCGCTGGGGCGCCCACTTTCTCTGAGTTGCGATTCAGGGCAGGTGGGTGCCCCAGTTTTTTTGTCTGCATGATGGGCGGTATGCTGGTGTGCATTCGTGCCGACGAATAGCGACTGCTCAAGTGTGCACCTTGGGTTTTGGCGAGCGGATTGCTCCGATTTGTCACGCTGCTATCGGCAAGTTTTGTACGTACGACAATGA
The Corynebacterium breve genome window above contains:
- a CDS encoding phosphoglyceromutase, with translation MSNGNLILVRHGQSKWNESNQFTGWVDVDLTEKGEAEAVNAGKLLKEKDMLPDIVFTSLLRRAIRTANITLNEADRHWIPVIRNWRLNERHYGKLQGLNKAEIREQFGEEQFMEWRRSYGTPPPEIDPDNEYAQTNDARYEFLPEVPRTECLKDVVERFVPYLVDEILPRARRGENVMIAAHGNSLRALVKYLDNVSEEEIAGLNIPTGMPLVYEIDPAGKVVNPGGTYLDPETAAAGAAAVANQGNK
- a CDS encoding sensor histidine kinase; this translates as MTEFFAFLLGIVAALLAVPVVRWVKQRRERAKNSATLQDNRVTTVSQVLHLAVQGSPTGVTVVDRSGEVILSNAKAHEMAIVHDRTLNPEVWSVGQEVFEDLETRTLDLTMPRRSTGNRVSDVKALVKPLTLVDTYFIIVYGTDESENVRMEAARRDFVANVSHELKTPVGGISLLAEALLQDPEDPDMVNYFGEKLLKESHRMADMISELISLSKLQGAEALPEMEPVRVDDVVKEAMARNQVAADQQEIILTRGQDTGVEVLGDRSMLVMALSNLLSNAINYSPKSQPVSISQKIVHNSIVLIRVTDRGIGIAPEHQKRVFERFFRIDKARSRSTGGTGLGLAIVKHVVANHGGNIKLWSRPGTGSTFTIELPIYNPEPEPEQLEIVDADDASSGPKLRKAVTRVTARRKEMEKQ
- a CDS encoding response regulator transcription factor, whose protein sequence is MTTTILIVEDEESLADPLAYLLRKEGFEAIVAPDGPTALDEFASNEVDLVLLDLMLPGMSGTDVCKQLRTTSMVPIIMVTARDSEIDKVVGLELGADDYVTKPYSSRELIARIRAVLRRGPEAEITEEIEAQILEGGRVKMDVERHTVLVDDQPVPMPLKEFDLLEYLLRNAGRVLTRGQLIDRIWGADYVGDTKTLDVHVKRLRSKIEIEPSRPKQLVTVRGLGYKFEA
- a CDS encoding Ppx/GppA phosphatase family protein, whose translation is MRLGVLDVGSNTVHLVAVDARYGGRPTPMSDWKQSLRLVEMLDDDDAIDNKGLTKLTDAVSEAKDLADRLKCTEMIPFATSAVRSATNSVEVLDHVEKQTGVRLDVLSGEEEARLTFLSARRWYGWSAGRITNLDIGGGSLEMSTGSDETPDLAVSLDLGAGRLTHEWFDTDPPERKKINALRDFIDAELVMPAQQFEALGPAGLAVGTSKTFRTLARLTGAAPSSAGPYVKRTLTAPGLRQLIAFISRMTAADRAELEGISADRSHQIVAGALVAEASMRALKLDKLEICPWALREGVILRRIDKGLDQGDDE
- the proC gene encoding pyrroline-5-carboxylate reductase, which gives rise to MSKISVIGGGQIGEALIAGLIAADYDPKTITVTNRSAEHSEQLAQRYGVHTTSDNEEAASDADVVFLCVKPAGIVPVIEEIADTIANNDVSTTLVSMAAGITLAKMEEAISSAGTSVVRVMPNTPMLIGKGVCAISTGKFVTEEQAELVKTLLASTGTVVFVPEGSMDAVTALSGSGPAYVFLVTEALIDAAVSLGLSRSVAQELAIATVAGSGAMLEQSGADPVVLRAGVSSPAGTTVAAVRELEESGLRGAFYRALEKNAFRARELGKQ
- a CDS encoding helix-turn-helix domain-containing protein, whose translation is MANEDKGKFLTVAEVAEIMRVSKMTVYRLVHSGELPAVRVGRSFRVHESAVSEYLDSSVYDVG